The following DNA comes from Solirubrobacterales bacterium.
GCGTTGAGGCAGGTCCCCGGAGCCACCAGAGCGGCGTCTGCGGCGTCACTGAGCGATCGATAGCAGGGTTTTCGCACCATGCGACTGGCAGGTCTCCCCTAGATGGCGGTCAGGGCGCGATCATTTCGAGTGTCAATCTGACCGAGGCGATGGAACGGGGTTGCCAACCGGAGGAACTGACTGCCGAACTGGAGCGGCGGAGGACTGCCGAACTGGATATCGGAGCCCGGGTCGGGCTGATCCGCTGAGGTCCAATGTCCATGCGGCTCAGCGTCGGCCGTGGGTGCCGGCCGCTGGCCACCCGATTCACCGGGGAAGGCAGTCTTTGCAGAGGCCGTGGAGGGTTACTTCGTGGGTTTCGACCCTGAAGCCGGAATGGTCGATCTCGTGGATCGCGCTCTCGAGGGTTTCGTCTTCGAACGGCACGACCCGGCCGCAGGAGTCGCAGACGAGATGATGATGGTGATGGCCGGCGGGATCGCGCTTCTCGTAACCGAGGGCGGAGCCGCCCAAGTCCACCCGCTGGATCAGGCCCAGTTTTTCGAGCTGCTCGATCGCCCGGTACACGGTGGCCCGGCCGATCCCGTCCAGTTCCGCGTCGATCTCCAGGGCGGTCACCGCACAGTCGCGGGCGGCCAGGGACTGGATCACCCGGCGTCGTGGCTCGCTGCGCTGCAGGCCGGCCTCGGCCAGTCGGTTGTCGACATGCTCGGTCCAGTCCGGGCGGGAGGAGGTCACGGTCCGGCTCCTTCGGTGAGAGCTGTCGGTTCCGACTCCATCGGTCCACGGGGAGATCGAGACCGGCGGAGCGCTGACGCTGCGGCGGCGATCAGATAGAGCCCGACCAGGCAGGCGACAACTGCCGCCCCGGCGGCGATCCGGGCGTAGAACGAGAGGTAGATCCCAAACACCCCGGCGAGGACGGCGACCGTCACACTGAGCCCGATCATCGGAGCCATGCGGTCGGTGAGCAGCCGGGCGGTGGCGGCCGGTCCGACCAGGATCGCGGCGACAAGCAGGTTGCCGAGTCCCCGCACGCCGACCAGCACCGCCACGGCGACCAGGGCCAGGAGCAACCCCTGGACCGCGGCCGGGGAGAGACCGAGGCTGCGTCCGAAAGCACCGTCGAAGCCGATCGCGGAAAGCCGGTCGTGGGACCGCCAGAGCCCGACCAGAACGACCGATGAAAGAACGGCCGTGACCGCCAGGTCCCGGTTGCTTACCGCCAGTGGATCACCGAAGAGCAGCGACTGGATTCCGGGCGGACTCTCCGGGGAGAGTGCCATCAGCACCCCGAGCCCGAACAGCGTGGTGACCGCCACCGCGATCGCCACGTCGGCCGACTCACCGCCGATTCGGCCGATCAGCACGATCAGCAGTGCTGCCAGCAGGATCCCGACAGCCCCGCCGAGCAGCAACGGCAGTCCGAGCAGGGTCGCCCCGACCAGCCCCGGAAACATGCCGTGGGCGAGCGATTCGGCGCTGTAGGCAACCCGGTAGAGCACGATCCAGCACCCGATTGCGCCACCGACCGTCCCGAGCAGGACGATCCCGGCCAGAGACCGGAGGACGAACCCGTGGGTCAACGGATCGATCAGCCACTCAATCACGACAGGTCCCGTCCCCCGCCGGGCTGCCGACCGGGATGGTGGTGCGCCGGCAGCACCCCCAGCTTCGGCTGCCCGGGAAGCTTCAGGATGTGACCGTAGGTGGCTTCCAGCACCGGGCGACTGAGGGTCGCTGACGGCTCACCGAACGCGATCTGACCGTGGTTCAGGCAGAGCACCAGGTCCCACCTTTCGGCCTGCTCGACCTCGTGGGTGGCGATCATCACCGTACGTCCGGTACCGGCCAGCCGGTCGATCAGCTCTTCCAGGCGAGCCTCGCCGGCGCTGTCGAGACCGTTGAAGGGCTCGTCCATCAGCAGCAGTCCGGCTCCGGTGGTCAGTGCCCTTGCAATCAGCACCCGCTGTCGCTGGCCACCGGAGAGATCGCCGAAGGTGATTTCGGCCCGGTCACCGAGGCCGACCTGCCCCAGGGCTTCGAGCGCCCTGGTTCGTTCGCCGCGACCCGGCCGCTTCCACCAGGGCAGGCCGGCCAGGGATCCCATGCTCGCCACGTCGAGCGCCGAAACCGGGAAGTCGAGCCGGGAACGGTCGGTCTGGGCCACCGTAGCCGTCGCCGAGTTCACCTCGAGCGTGCCCGAGAGGGGGGTGATCTCTCCGGCGATTGCCCGGAACAGGGTGGTCTTGCCGCCCCCGTTCGGCCCGAGAATCCCCACCCTCGACCCGGCCGGGATCTGGAACTCGAGCCCGCCGAGCACGGTCCTGCCTTCGTAGCCGAGGTTGAGGTGGGCGGCCTTGATCACGGGATCACTCACTGCCCGCTCCCGAAACAGTTGCGCCGGCCACCGGTCAGTCCTTCTGTGATCGCGTTCGCGTTGGCCCTCATCGACCCGAGCCAGGTGGCACCCGGTGAGCCGGCGGGACCGAGGGTGTCACCGAAGAGCGGGTTGCCCACGGTCGCCCCGGTCTCCCGGGCCAGAGCCCCGGCCAGGGCGGGGGAGAGCGACTTCTCGGGGAAGATCGCCTGCACCCGTTCCCGCCGGATCAGGGATTCGAGATCGGCAAGGTCCCCGGCCGAAGGCTGGGCGCTGCGGGTCAGAGCGGGCATGACCGAGCCGATTGACGTGACCCTGAAGCGATCCGTGAAGTAACCGAAAGAATCGTGGTCGGTCACGATCTTCCGGTCGGCGAGCGGAATCGGACGAAGGCATTCCTCGATCCTTGTGGTCAGGCTGCGGATCTGGTTGTCGAACCGCCTGGCCCGACGCCGGAACCAGGCGTCCCGTCCTGGATCGAGATCGGTGAGAGTGGCCTCGATTCTCGAAGTCGCGGACTCGACGTTGACCGGATCGTGCCACCAGTGCGGGTCGAGGCCACCGTCCTCATCCTCCCGAACCGCCGGCAGACCGTGACTGAGGTCGACCACCCCGGCCTTCGACCCGGAGTCCTCGATCAGCCCGCCGGTCCACCGGTCGAGATCCCCGCCGCTCCTGAAGATCACATCCGCCTCGGCCACCGCCTCGACATCGGAGGGGCGCGGCTCGTACTCGTGGGGGTCGGTGTTCGGCTTGAGCAGGATGGTCAGGGAGATCCGATCACCACCGACCTCACGCACCAGATCGCCGACCTGGGTGGTCGTCGCAACCACCCTCAGATCATCGCCCTTGCTGCGGTCATCATCACAACCGGTTCCGAGCCCGGCCAGAACGCCCAGCAGCAGGGTGGATGCGGCAACACCGGCAACCGGGCGGAGGATTCCGCGGCGGGCCAGGCCGCGGATACTCAGGGCGAGAGCGAAGATCGCTCCGCTGACAACCGCGATCGTCGCGCCGGGTGGCGCGTCGGTCACGGCGGAAAGCCAGAGACCGAGGATGCCCTCACCCGCGGCGAGGCCGATCGCCGCAAGTTGAAGCGACCCGGTCCGGGTCGCGAACAGCCGGGCGGTGGCAGCGGGAACGACGATCAGGGTCGAGACCAGCAGCGCCCCGACCGCACCGAGGGCGGCGATCACGGTGAGACCGATCACGGCCAGCAGCGCCACGTCGTACCGGGCGGAGCCGGAACTGAGCCCGCGGGCGCTTTCCGGATCGAACCCACGGACCAGCCAGTGGTGGCCGATCGTGAAGGTGAGGGCGGCGGCGGCCAGGGTCGCGGCCAGCGCCAGCCAGAGATCGGCCGGGCCGATCGCGAGCAGCGAGCCGAAAAGCAGGGTGTCGACCGAGGCTCCCGAGCCAAACACGTCACTGGCCAGGATCACCCCCGCCGCGAGGCAGGCGGCCAGCGCCAGGGCGGTCACCGCATCCGGATTGGTGCGACGGGAGCGGCTGATCAGGGCGGACAGCAGGGTGAAGGCGATCGCGGCACCGAGTGCCCCGAGGATGGTGGCGAAGCCCAGTCCCTCGGCGAGGACCAGCCCGGGAAACGCCGCGGTGCCAACTGCATGTGAGTGAAAGGCGAGGCCGCGCAGGACGACCCAGGAGCCGATCAGCCCGCAGGGGACAGCCAGCAGCAGGATCTCGAGGATCGCCTCGCGGAAGTAGGGCAGGGTGAACGACTCCACCGCCAGAAGACTACACAAGAATGAGACTCAATCTCATTATGTGTGCGAAACGGGCCGGGGGCTGATCCGAACGCGCAGTCGGGCGGGTGGGGATCGTCGACCCGTCCGGCTTCCGGGAGAAACCGCACTCAGCCCGGGAGCACGCGGACCGGGGCGGTCAACCGGCTTGGGAAACCGGTGACCTTCAGGCGCAGGCGGATCCCGCGGGCGACTCGACTTCCCCGTTGAACGGTCGGGATGGTGATCGTGGTCCTCCCGGTCGCCCGGGAGATCGAGTGGTAGAACCAGAGGTTGCGATTGGTCAGCGCCGTATCAGGAGGAAGTTGCTCGGCGCCGAATAGCCGATTCCGCACCCACCTCCCGGGCAGATCCCGGAGCGTCATCCGGCTCAGGCCGGGAGTCCTGGCGAATCGGGCCTCGATCGTGGCATCCCAGCCGATCGGCTCAGTCAGCTCGACCCGCCACCTGGCCGGCCGGCCGGCCCGGACTGAACGGTCCAGCCGCCGGACCAGCAGTCTCGGTTTCGGGTCGTCATCCCTCAGTCTCAATCTCGCTTCTCCGGGCCACGGTGTTACTCCCCGAAGCGGGTAGCCGGTCACGGAGATCGTGCGAGCGAGGTTCGCAACCCGGTTGCCGCGGTACCGGATCGGGATTGAACCGGTGCGCTGTCCCGGCTGGAGGATCAGGTCAAACGGGCGTGGTGCCGACCGGTCGAGGTCGCCACCGACCACCACCCGGATCCGGGCGTGGGGATCGGTGATCTCTCCGGTGATCTCGAAGGGCACCCTGACCAGCTGGCGATCCGCGTCACCCTCCCGTCGGATCACCGGCTTCAGCCGGATCAACGGAAGTCGGGTGTCGGGTGCGGAAGGGATCGGACCCGACGACCGGGCGGAAACATCCAGAATCCAGACCCGGCTTGCCGCCGGACATCCCGAACCACAGTCCGGCTTCGATCGTCCGGTCAGCGCGACTTCCCGGATCCGCCCCAGATCGATCGGATCGGCACCGTCGGTCGGGAGCGGCACTCGCACGGTCCGGGCCAGGTAGCGGCCCGGGGTCGCCGGGCTTCGGCCACGATCGCGGGGCATCGCGTCGACTCTTCCGTCACCGTTCGGCGAGAGCGTCAGAGAGTTGCCGTTGGCATCGGTGAGCGCCACGCCCAGGCGGGTGGCCCGGGTTCCCGGATCAACCACCACCCGCAGGTCGAGGCTCGATCTGCCGGTCAGGTCGAGATCGCGCCCCGTTTCCAGCCGGGCGGTGCGGCCGGGGGTCTTCCAGCCCAGCGCGAGGGCAGGCCGGGTCGGGCGTCCGGGAGGCACGGTCCCGGGCCAGTGGGGGGTGATCTCCGGATCGGCGAAGGCGCCGCAGTTCAGTACGGAGTTGCCACCGGCGTATCCGGGGCAGATCCTGACCCCGGGCCGGTTGCCTCCGGCCAGTTTGAGCCCCCGACCGGGCACCAGGGTGAGCTTGCCTCCGCCAACCGACTGGGAGATCACCCGGGCGCGATCGACCGGGCCGACCCTCACCCGGCTGCCGTCGAAGAGCACCGCCGGCCGCTGGTCGGTTCCGGCCATCACCTGGATCGCTCCGGCCACGTACGACCGGGTCACGCGGCGCTGCTGGCCGGCGGTGAGGCGGGTGCTGCCGCGACTCCCGCAGAGGCTGTGTTCCGGGGCCACCGAGTCATCGTCCGAGAGGGCGACCGAACGGCCGGGGGTCCACTCGGTGTTGAAGAAGTTGTGGTTGGCCCCGAACATCGTCACCGAGCTCTTGATCGAGCTGTCACCGACAGCCAGGCCGATCGAGTCATCGGTGTAGGCCTGGCCCTGCAGATCGGACACGTCGCCATCGCAGTACGGGAGCACGGTCACCGTGGGCACATAGGCGGCGGTCTGACGAGCGAAGTTGGTCGGTGCCAGCAGCACCTGACCGACGATGCGGTAGGGCGCAGCGACCGGGATCTCCTCGGCCGCCCGGTTCACGCCCTCGCCGCCGCGGCTGTGACCGACCAGCACCACCCGGTCGAGATCCGCGGCTCTCCGGCCGGTTCCGACCCAGGACGCCCAGAGGTTGAGGTGATGCCGAACCAGCGTGGCCCGGGCCCGGGCCCCGCCGTCGGGGGCGGTGTGATCCTGACCGTTGATCGCGTTCGCTGCGATCGAGACGGTTACGAATCCCTGGCTGGCCAGGGTTCGTTGCAGGTAGTCGTAGCCGCGAAGACTCGGGGTCGGCTTCGTTGCGCGTGGGCACGGCCAGTTCCCCCCGGCCCAGGGAAGCGAACCGCTGCGGTAACAGGCGGAGTGGCGACCGTGCAGGAACAGGACCAGGGGTGAGCCGGCCGCGACCGAAGGGTCCGCCGGGGCGACGACGTGGCCCTGGACCTCCAGTTTCCGGCGCAGGCCGGCGTACCTGAAGGAAGGCTGCCGGTACTCGGAGATTCGGATCGGCAGATCACCGCGGACTCCCGGGTCGAAGTCCAGCTTCGTCAGGGTTCCCGCGGGGGCGATCAGGGAAGGGGCCGAAGGCGGTGCAGGCCCGACCGCGGGGTTGTCCAGATCCTGCCCCGAAAGCCGGACATCGAGACGGTCGGCGTCCGGTCGCTCGGCTCCGGGCACGAGGATCGAAACCTCCCGTCCATCTGCTGAAACGGTTGCCGGACCGAGGGTCTGCCCGTCGAGCCGGATCTCCGGCCGGGCCGAGCCGGTCGGCAGCGGATCCGGCGAGGTCCAGGTGGCCAGATGACCGCCGGGCGCAACCCTGACCGTCCATTCACCCGGTCCGGCCGCGGATCCGGTGCCCGCCCCGACCGCGAAAAGCAGAGCCAGGGAGGCAACCAGGACTCGAATCGAGTTAGTGAAGATGAGTGTGTCCATTCAGGAAGTGAAAACGGGCCATCCGGCCTTGTAACTCCCGATGTGGGGCAAAGGACCGGTGCGGACCAGCGTCACAGAATATGCGCGCCGTCGGGTCGCCAACCCGGCCGGCGGATCACCGGCCCGGTTCGCGGATCAGCTGTAGCGGTCCCAGCGCTTGAGCGCGGAGAGCGGATTGAGGAATGTGCCGCCCTGATACCAGCCGGGGCTGCTCCACTCCTCGAAGTGGAGATGGCAGCCGCTGCTGCGGCCGGTGCTGCCGACGTAGCCGATCACCTGACCGGTCTTCACTCGGGCTCCCTTGCCGAACCTTGAACGGCGTGGCATGTGCATGTAGACGTGGCTCTTGCCGCTGTTGCCGGCGGTGTTGATCACGATGTAGTTCCCTGCTCCGCCCGCCTGGTAGTCGTTCCAGTAGACGGTTCCGCCGCGGGCGGCCCGGATCGGCAGACCACAGCGGGCGCCGATGTCGATTCCCTGATGGCCACGCCCGTCGCCGATGCCACCCCAGAACTGGTGCGAGCCCTTGACCGGGAAGATGAAGCGATAGATCCGGAACCCGAACGGGCTGGTCCTGCGGGCCGAGGTGCCTGCCCTGAGCCGCTTCGAGAGCGAGGCGGCTGAACCGTCGGTGTCACGGATCAGGAACCGGTACCGCCCGTCGGGGGCCTGCCCGCCGCCACCGATCCGGCCGGACCAGGTAACCGTCTGCGGCGAGCCGGTGGGGACGTTCTTGCGGAAGAAACTCCGGACGGCAGCCCCGTTTGAGTTGACCACGTCGATCCTCACGTTGGCGGACGACCGGCCTCCGGCGAGGATGAACCGAAGGGTCGGTTTCTTCGCCCCGTACTGGTAGGCCTTGGCCGGGGAGGTGGAGGCATCGGTGACGCGGATCCTGCCCTGGGGCCGGAGCGCGGGGCCGATGTCGAGGGTGACTCCGGAGAGGTTCGAGCGTGAGCCTCCGAAGCCGAGCAGGACGACCCTGCCGGACACCGCATCCTCCGGGACGGTGGCGGTCAGGCGGGTCGCGGCGACCGAGTCCGGTCGGACCTTGGTCCTGCCGGTCGCACTCCTGAACCCGATCGCGTTGACCGAGTCGAGGTGGCGGCCGCTGATCTCGATCCGGCCTCCGGGCGAGCTGGTCCGCAGTTCGGTACAGCCGGCGACACAGATCACGTCGGTGATGGTCGGCACATCGGGAACATTCAGCCCGCCGCCGATTCCGCTCGTCCTCGCCCCGGTGGCCGCGGCATCCTCGACCGGGGCCGTGGCCGAGGCGATACCGGGCAGGGCAAGGCAGGCCAGAGCCAGGCAGGGCACGGTCAGTAGCGGGTTTCGGAAAATTTGCTTCAACACTCTCTCTGCTGCCTGCG
Coding sequences within:
- a CDS encoding transcriptional repressor, translating into MTSSRPDWTEHVDNRLAEAGLQRSEPRRRVIQSLAARDCAVTALEIDAELDGIGRATVYRAIEQLEKLGLIQRVDLGGSALGYEKRDPAGHHHHHLVCDSCGRVVPFEDETLESAIHEIDHSGFRVETHEVTLHGLCKDCLPR
- a CDS encoding metal ABC transporter permease; translated protein: MIEWLIDPLTHGFVLRSLAGIVLLGTVGGAIGCWIVLYRVAYSAESLAHGMFPGLVGATLLGLPLLLGGAVGILLAALLIVLIGRIGGESADVAIAVAVTTLFGLGVLMALSPESPPGIQSLLFGDPLAVSNRDLAVTAVLSSVVLVGLWRSHDRLSAIGFDGAFGRSLGLSPAAVQGLLLALVAVAVLVGVRGLGNLLVAAILVGPAATARLLTDRMAPMIGLSVTVAVLAGVFGIYLSFYARIAAGAAVVACLVGLYLIAAAASALRRSRSPRGPMESEPTALTEGAGP
- a CDS encoding metal ABC transporter ATP-binding protein; this encodes MSDPVIKAAHLNLGYEGRTVLGGLEFQIPAGSRVGILGPNGGGKTTLFRAIAGEITPLSGTLEVNSATATVAQTDRSRLDFPVSALDVASMGSLAGLPWWKRPGRGERTRALEALGQVGLGDRAEITFGDLSGGQRQRVLIARALTTGAGLLLMDEPFNGLDSAGEARLEELIDRLAGTGRTVMIATHEVEQAERWDLVLCLNHGQIAFGEPSATLSRPVLEATYGHILKLPGQPKLGVLPAHHHPGRQPGGGRDLS
- a CDS encoding zinc ABC transporter substrate-binding protein; amino-acid sequence: MESFTLPYFREAILEILLLAVPCGLIGSWVVLRGLAFHSHAVGTAAFPGLVLAEGLGFATILGALGAAIAFTLLSALISRSRRTNPDAVTALALAACLAAGVILASDVFGSGASVDTLLFGSLLAIGPADLWLALAATLAAAALTFTIGHHWLVRGFDPESARGLSSGSARYDVALLAVIGLTVIAALGAVGALLVSTLIVVPAATARLFATRTGSLQLAAIGLAAGEGILGLWLSAVTDAPPGATIAVVSGAIFALALSIRGLARRGILRPVAGVAASTLLLGVLAGLGTGCDDDRSKGDDLRVVATTTQVGDLVREVGGDRISLTILLKPNTDPHEYEPRPSDVEAVAEADVIFRSGGDLDRWTGGLIEDSGSKAGVVDLSHGLPAVREDEDGGLDPHWWHDPVNVESATSRIEATLTDLDPGRDAWFRRRARRFDNQIRSLTTRIEECLRPIPLADRKIVTDHDSFGYFTDRFRVTSIGSVMPALTRSAQPSAGDLADLESLIRRERVQAIFPEKSLSPALAGALARETGATVGNPLFGDTLGPAGSPGATWLGSMRANANAITEGLTGGRRNCFGSGQ
- a CDS encoding peptidoglycan DD-metalloendopeptidase family protein, with amino-acid sequence MKQIFRNPLLTVPCLALACLALPGIASATAPVEDAAATGARTSGIGGGLNVPDVPTITDVICVAGCTELRTSSPGGRIEISGRHLDSVNAIGFRSATGRTKVRPDSVAATRLTATVPEDAVSGRVVLLGFGGSRSNLSGVTLDIGPALRPQGRIRVTDASTSPAKAYQYGAKKPTLRFILAGGRSSANVRIDVVNSNGAAVRSFFRKNVPTGSPQTVTWSGRIGGGGQAPDGRYRFLIRDTDGSAASLSKRLRAGTSARRTSPFGFRIYRFIFPVKGSHQFWGGIGDGRGHQGIDIGARCGLPIRAARGGTVYWNDYQAGGAGNYIVINTAGNSGKSHVYMHMPRRSRFGKGARVKTGQVIGYVGSTGRSSGCHLHFEEWSSPGWYQGGTFLNPLSALKRWDRYS